A region of Panicum virgatum strain AP13 chromosome 8N, P.virgatum_v5, whole genome shotgun sequence DNA encodes the following proteins:
- the LOC120686659 gene encoding uncharacterized protein LOC120686659 produces MVCLSTLWTIGIRDMRIIGKLPKLYYLHLYTESTFVVYGGDGYFQKLKYCKLDTGVTAMFREDKSGVPVMPSLEVLDFSISIRQSMDFCFHLGQGISFIPVVIGLHFIPSLLKVKVRISCQDALRGEVDDTEEVLWDTTDKHPNWPYLEVEKFHEDKMISSVEDQSWALMDFRDVIEYRVHVRELNDVGYALDFTSLGNFPILEKVIASINCEDATPNEVERVEAAMREAVEVHSNNPVLQLERHGVERMKVSNQKGQKLVDQQFVMLPKK; encoded by the exons ATGGTGTGTTTGTCAACTCTATGGACTATCGGGATTCGGGACATGAGAATCATTGGGAAATTGCCAAAGCTTTACTACCTCCATCTGTACACAGAGTCGACATTTGTTGTATATGGTGGTGATGGCTACTTCCAGAAGCTGAAGTATTGCAAGTTGGACACGGGTGTTACTGCCATGTTTAGAGAAGATAAGTCTGGAGTACCAGTCATGCCAAGCCTCGAAGTCCTTGACTTCAGTATCTCTATTCGGCAGTCGATGGATTTCTGTTTTCATCTTGGTCAGGGGATATCATTCATACCAGTGGTGATTGGGTTGCACTTCATCCCTTCACTGCTAAAGGTGAAAGTTAGAATCTCATGTCAGGATGCTTTGCGTGGAGAGGTGGATGACACAGAGGAAGTTCTGTGGGACACAACCGACAAGCATCCTAATTGGCCCTACCTTGAAGTGGAAAAGTTCCATGAAGATAAAATGATATCATCTGTTGAAGATCAATCCTGG GCTTTGATGGACTTCCGTGACGTAATTGAATACCGTGTCCATGTACGGGAATTAAATGATGTTGGATATGCTTTGGACTTTACAAGTTTGGGAAATTTCCCTATACTTGAGAAAGTCATTGCTTCTATCAACTGCGAGGATGCTACACCTAATGAAGTGGAGAGAGTGGAGGCTGCGATGCGGGAGGCAGTCGAAGTTCATTCGAACAATCCGGTTCTTCAATTGGAAAGGCATGGTGTAGAAAGAATGAAAGTATCAAATCAGAAAGGTCAAAAG CTGGTTGATCAGCAATTCGTGATGCTGCCAAAAAAATGA
- the LOC120684971 gene encoding vegetative cell wall protein gp1-like, whose product MREGGSAARCGKGDGRGAGRRPAPVQWNQIELGPGTSTISNLEARKGVRPFLRLTASPLPPAAPAASLAPVPTPSPPSPSPSSPTLAAPKVPAIAAPEIPAGSGAGPTPPPSSCSVTSAPATNPTGSGVVAPPRPSPPTLSPTGQATQLPPDPATSHSVAAGSGATRPSTPAPTSPATTGPAFAPDAGPPPPPPEVKMATSGTGAGSLWALLLPTTSSPNTVDYSLVIVEDVSDGEDEATPPAGAVGAATQPAGPDPLDLLTVNAGRPDLAAVGVGPQAAMGATTPDSCSSPPSGSGGASPSSLSHRTQPRSTHVVLVDARRAVDGRMKTARGPTTTAPHPTSMPCVNQHCQWLRPHRAPRLVQSWRKVEVEWALDDKNQGEDGGDAAGLPARPVEGRIPARQRLGRHGQISAPNADGWREILPRLEAQHAVIKVHHRQE is encoded by the exons ATGCGCGAGGGTGGCTCAGCTGCAAGATGTGGGAAGGGCGACGGCCGTGGTGCtggacggcggccggcgccggtgcAGTGGAACCAGATCGAGTTGGGACCAGG TACTTCTACAATAAGCAATTTGGAAGCACGGAAAGGAGTCCGCCCCTTCCTCCGCCTGACGGCctccccgctgccgccggcggcgcctgccGCCTCCCTGGCGCCGGTGCCCACCCCCagccctccctccccctccccctcctcccctacCCTCGCAGCCCCCAAGGTCCCAGCCATCGCAGCCCCTGAGATCCCAGCCGGATCTGGTGCGGGTcctacgccgccgccttcgTCGTGCTCCGTCACCTCGGCCCCCGCCACCAACCCCACCGGATCCGGCGTGGTGGCTCCTCCACGTCCATCCCCGCCTACTCTGTCGCCGACAGGACAAGCCACGCAGCTGCCCCCGGATCCCGCCACTTCGCACTCCGTCGCTGCCGGATCCGGTGCGACGCGGCCCTCCACGCCCGCAccgacgtcgccggcgacgacgggcCCCGCCTTCGCTCCCGACGCcggtcccccgccgccgccaccagaggTGAAGATGGCCACCTCAGGAACCGGCGCGGGATCTCTGTGGGCCCTACTGCTGCCGACGACGTCGAGCCCCAACACCGTGGACTACTCGCTGGTGATCGTCGAGGACGTCTCGGATGGCGAGGACGAGGCTACTCCGCCGGCCGGTGCGGTGGGAGCTGCCACCCAGCCGGCGGGCCCTGACCCCCTCGACCTCCTCACTGTCAATGCCGGCCGCCCAGATCTGGCTGCGGTGGGGGTTGGGCCGCAAGCAGCCATGGGAGCCACCACGCCTGACAGCTGCTCGTCGCCCCCGTCCGGGTCTGGGGGAGCGagcccttcctctctctctcaccggACGCAGCCCCGTTCCACCCATGTCGTTCTGGTGGACGCACGAAGAGCCGTTGATGGGCGGATGAAGACGGCGAGGGGTCCGACGACGACCGCCCCACATCCTACCTCGATGCCGTGCGTGAACCAGCATTGCCAGTGGCTGCGTCCCCATCGCGCACCCAGACTCGTCCAGTCATGGCGCAAGGTCGAGGTGGAATGGGCGCTAGACGACAAGAACCAGGGCGAAGACGGAGGAGACGCAGCCGGCTTGCCTGCCCGGCCGGTGGAGGGTCGTATCCCTGCCCGTCAACGCCTTGGCCGCCATGGGCAGATCTCCGCCCCCAACGCGGATGGGTGGCGGGAAATTCTCCCACGGCTGGAGGCGCAACATGCGGTCATCAAGGTTCATCATCGCCAAGAATAG